The Rhodopirellula islandica genome segment GGAGGAACGACGCCGGCCGCGATCACGGCGGCTTTAAGAAGTCCCAGGTAGTCTCGGGCGAAATCGAACATCTCGGCGACCGTCGTGACTTCGACGCTGGCGTTGAGGTCGACACTGACCAATCGAAACACCGGTTGATCAATCACTCGCAAGTAAGTTTCGATTGGCGGTCGTACCTTTTCGTCCCGCCCGCGAACACCGAGGTCGACGGAGACGTTGATGACTCGGGCGCCTTCGGGGTAGTCCATTCCCAGAAAGAAGATGTCGCTCCAGGCGGAATGCGAGACATCCATTCGCACGGCGGTGGTTTCTTTCAAGACCGGCGAAAGGTGCGGGCTGCTTTCGGTTGGCAACAGTTCTTTGCGGATTCGGAGTGGGTGTTCAGCAACATGCCCCAAGCGAAACATCCATTGATTGCCGCGAACCGTGCGAACACTGTGGCGGACTTGGTCGGCGAGTGTTTGGAACCCCAGTTCGTGATACGCCGCCGCGAGCGCGCTGGACAAGGCGTCGCTGGGACCATCGCTGGATTGAACTTCCAGGAACTCGTCGATGGCTTCTTGGAAACGTCGGCCAAGCAAGTGTTCGTAGCCTTCGAACGGGATGCTTCCGGAGACCGATTGATCGAGACGCGATGGCAGGTGATAGCGATAGATCGCGGATAAAAAGAACAACGCTCGAACGCGTTGGTACAAGTTTTCTTCTTGGCGACGAAAACGATCCAGCTCGGCAATGTGCTGGAGAAGTTCGGGGAGCGTGGCGTCCTCGAGCAGTGATTCCAACGAGCGATCTCGCAGGTCAGCTTGATCGGTCGTGATGGTTTCAATCAACGAATTCAGGGAGCGAAGTTCCGGCATCAGTTGGACCCTTCTGGTGTCGATGATTCCGCCGAAGAATTGGACGCTGGCGCGACGGGCGACTCCGATCGTGTGGCCAGCAGTTCGACCAATTCGGTGAGCAAGAGGTCTCGGTCACGTCCCGACAAGCCAATCGCCAGTTGTGCGATCAGGACGCCGTATTGCTCGCCAATGTTGTAGCGGCGACCTTGCAGTTGATACGCGAGGTATTTTCCACGGTGAGGGAGCTTTGCTGCCGCGTCGGAAAGCGATGGGCGTTCCATGCTTGGATCGGCCACGACTTCATGCAGGCATTCCATGACCGCAGGAGTCAGAACGTGCATGCCGAAGTAGCCCAGGTAGTATCCGCTTCGCAGGCCCGGCGTGATCAGTGATTGTTCGGCGAGCGTCGGGGTTGGTTTTTCGACGACGGTGCGAACGTCATACAGACCATCGAATCGCGGCACGCTGGCTCCGCCGACAATGCCAAAGTACGGGAGGCGATGTTCTCGCGTGGATTGCACAGCGGAAACCGGGCAGGCGTGTTGCTCTGCCATTTGGATCAATTGAGCCGCGCAGCTTTTCGACGTTGCGGACAGATACAGGTGGTCGCTCACCAGGTGCAGAAAAGCGTCCTCGCCGCAGAACGATTCGGCTTGCAGGATCGCATCGGCATAGCCGAGGGGGCGTTCCTGATGAACGAAGTGCAGGTTCCCCAGAGAGCCACCGGCGGCTTGGCGGTAGTTGTCCTCGTCACCGGGTTGGATGACGACGCAGATCTCTTCCACACCCGCCGATAGAGTTTCTTCGACGATCAATTGGAGTGCCGTTTTCTCTTCGCCCGAACCGTCCACCAAGCGTTGCAGCGGAAGGGTGTTCTGGTTGGGGGCTGCGGCGGTGATGACCGCTTTTCGAACTCGCATGGGTCGGTCTTGCAGAAAAGGAAAAGGCCTTGGTTGGGTGCTTCGACCCACAGAATAGTCGAGGTGCTCGAGACCGCCACCGGATCAACCCAATCGGGGAGTCTGAGAGCAGGTTCCCCCGCCGCGGGAACGGTCAGCTATCCTGTTGGCGTTCCGCTTGGGAGGGCTGTGTTGGTTCTTCCGTTGGTGCGGGGTGCAGTTGATGGTCTTTCGATTCAAAGGTTGGTAGTGCGAGTCATCCCCCATTTTCGCGATGTTTTGATCGGGTTGTTGTTCTTGGCGATTGGGATTGGTGCTGGCGTTTCTTGCCGAGCCGACTCCAGTTCGCGGCCCAATGTGTTGGTGGTTCTGACGGACGATCAGGGCTGGGGGGATCTCAGCCTGCATGGCAATCCCAACTTGCAAACGCCGCACATTGATTCGTTGGCTCGCGATGGCGTGCAGATTCAGAACTTTTATGTGTGTGCCGTTTGCTCCCCGACTCGAGCGGAGTTTTTGACGGGGCGCTATCACACGCGATCGGGCGTGTTCAGCACCTCAGCGGGCGGTGAGCGGATCGACGCGGCCGAGCGGACCATCGGGGATGCGTTTCAAGAAGCGGGCTACGCGACGGCGGCTTTTGGGAAATGGCACTCGGGAATGCAGGCACCGTATCATCCCAACTCGCGCGGGTTCGAGGAGTTTTATGGTTTCTGCAGTGGTCACTGGGGCAACTACTTTTCGCCCATGTTGGAACACAATGGCGAAATCGTGCAGGGGAAAGGGTTCATCGTGGATGATTTGACGAACCACGCGATCGATTTCATTGAGCAGCATCGCGCTGATCCGTTTTTCGTTTATCTGCCGCTGAATACACCGCATTCACCGATGCAGGTTCCCGATGAAGATTGGAAGAAATTCGAAGGCAAGGAGATTGTGCCTGACTCTCGTCCCGAGAATGCCAAGCAGGAAGATGTTCAGCACACTCGGGCGGCGCTCGCGTTGTGCCAGAACATTGATGACAACGTCGGTCGGTTGTTAGGAGCCTTGGATCGATTGTCGCTTTCAGAAAACACGATCGTGGTGTTCTTTTGCGACAACGGGCCGAACGGTTCTCGGTTCAACGGCGGGTTAAGAGGCCGCAAGGGAGCGGTTCACGAGGGCGGATTGCGTTCGCCTTGCTTGATTCGGTACCCAGAGAAACTTGAAGCCGGTCGAACGGTCGGGGGGATCGCGGGAGCGATCGACCTGTTCCCGACTCTTGCCGATCTGTGCGAAGTCGAGGTGGGGGCCACCGCGGGACCGCTGGACGGCATGTCGCTGCAGGGCGTGTTGAACGATCCGAAGGAGTTGCCTGCGCAACGTTTGATTTTCACGGCTTGGAAGGGCAAGCTCAGCGTTCGATCCAACCAGTATCGCTATCACCAAAACGGCGATCTGTTTGATTTGCAAGCGGACCCCGGGGAAACTCGATCGGTCGCGAAGGAAAATGCTGCCGTTGTGGCGAGAATGAAAGGGGCGCTCGAGGATTGGACGCAAGAAACCAAGCCTCGTGAGCGGAACTATTCCGAGGAGCAGGTCTTTCCTGTCGGGCATCCCGATCATGCCTGGACGCAGCTTCCCGCCCGTGATGCGCAGGCAACCGGCGAAATTCGCCGGAGCAATCGGTTTCCCAACAGCAGTTACATGACTCATTGGCATTCGGAAGCGGATGCCGTCACGTGGGACGTGGACGTTTTGGCTGGCGGGCAGTTTGAAGTGGAGTTGCACTACGCGTGTCCGGAGTCGGCAGTGGGAACACGGTTGCAATTGGAATGGCAGCAACCCGGTGTGATGGAAGCAATTCAGTCTGTCGTGACGGAGGCCAATCCTTCCGGGGCCATTCATTTGGACAAAGATCGATCCAAGCGGGTGGAGAGCGACGAGAAGCGATGGGCAAAATTGTCGCTCGGGCGGATCGCTTTGTCGGAGGGCAGGGGACGCCTGTCATTGACCTGCCCAAGAATCATGGGCGAGGATGGGGAGCATCGAGGCGTGGAGATTCGGCTGATGATGCTGCATCGTGTTCCCGCTGAGTGAGCGACCCCACCTGAAAAGCAAGCAGAATGACGGAATCGGAAAAGAGAAAATCGCGAATCACGACTCGAACGCTGCAGCGCATGCGGGAACGCGGCGAACGAATCACGATGCTGACGGCCTATGATTTTCCGACTGCGAAAATTCTGGACGAGGCCGGTGTCGATGTTCTGCTGGTCGGCGACACCGTCGGCATGGTCGTTCAGGGGCACTCGACGACGTTGCCCGTGACGATGGATCAAATGATTTACCACGCGGAAATGGTCGGTCGGGCGGCCGAACATGCGATGGTGGTGGTCGATTTGCCATTCCCTGACGGCCAGCTCGATTTGCTTCACAGCGTCCGCTGTGGGGCTCGCGTGTTGAAGGAAACACAGTGCCACGCGGTCAAGTTAGAAGGCGGGGCTGAACAAGCCGAGCGGATTCAGGCGATGGTGGGTGCCGGGATTCCCGTGATGGCACACATTGGGCTGCGTCCGCAAAACATTTACGTGGAAGGCGGCTATCGATTGCAGCGTGACATCGAACGGTTGGTGGCCGATGCCAAAGCCGCGGAGGCCGCCGGTGCGTTTGTGGTTTTGATCGAGTGTGTGCCCAGCGAAGCCGCCGCCGCGATCACCGCGGCTGTCAGTGTGCCAACGATTGGCATTGGTGCGGGACGAGACGTTTCGGGGCAAGTCTTGGTGACCCATGACATCCTGGGGCTGACATCGGGTTACACACCCAAGTTCACCCGGTTGTTCGCCGACGTGGGGGCCACCATCCGTGAGGCGGCCAAGTCGTACTGCGACGAAGTGAAGGCGGCGAGCTTTCCCAGCGACGCGGAATCGTTTGAGTGATTCACGCCAGCTTTGTCGATCGATTGATTCAGATAGATTCCTCGCAACCTTGAGATTGCAACATGCAAGTTTTTGATTCTTTAGATGAGCTTTCCAACGCTGCTGCGGATGCGTTTTGCAACTTGGCCACCGAAGCGATTGAAGCGCGGGGTGTTTTTCGCGTGACGTTGTCCGGCGGTTCGACTCCCAAGCGTTTGTATGAGTTGCTGGCGACGAAAGAGTTGCCGTGGCAGAACATCGAGTTCTACTGGGGCGACGAACGCAACGTCACGGAAGACAACTTGGACAGCAATTACCGAATGGTTCGAGAAGCGTTGTTGTCGCATTTGCCGGCTGGTTCATTCCGAGCTTTTCCGGTGCCGGTGGATCCCGACAACCCTGCGGCCACGGCGGAAGCCTACGAGAAAACACTGCGGGAAACGTTTGCGGGTTCCGATCTTCCGACGTGGGATTTGGCGCTGTTGGGAATGGGCGATGACGCTCACACGGCGTCGTTGTTTCCTGAAACCAAGGCGATCGAGCAGAACGATCGTTGGTTCGTGGAGAACTGGGTGCCCAAGATGGAAACCTATCGCTACACACTGACCGCACCAGCGATCAATTCCGCTCGTCAGCGTTGGTTTTTGATTGGTGGATCGAACAAACGTCAAGCACTCGCGAGTGTTCGAAGTTCCGCCAGCGATTTGCCTGCCGCGCTGTTTCCATCGCGATTGATTGAGTCGCCGGCTTGGTTTGTCACACGCGACGCCGTCGCGACTGCTTAAGCAGGTCGGCAGGAGTCTTTCGGCATTCGAGCTGTTTTGGCAAGCATTATTCCTGCCACATACAACCGGGGCTAAGGCCCAAACGGCTCACACGGTTCTGCCCGATTATTCCTGCCCACTTGCTTGGAACAAGCTCATGATCGCGTTGATGCACCAGACGAAGATCATCACCATCAATCCCAGCAGGATGATCAGGGTGATCACGATGGCCATCAGGATCGGCCAAATGCTGCGGCGATGTTTGTCCTCGACGTAGTACTCCCGCAACAACAGCAAGTTGCGGTGGTTGGCTTTGTAGAACAAGTCAAAGAGGTTGCCCAAGATGGGAATGGTTCCGACCAAGGCATCCAGGCCCACGTTGGTGAGCATCCTCAGCACCAGCCTTGGGCTGGCACCATTTTTCGCCATGGTTGCGATCAAAATTCCGGAAAGACCCATGCTGATCGCATCGCCGGCACCGGGGACGAGGCCGAGAAGGAAGTCCAATCCGAAACGCACCTTCGTTCCGGGGATGCGAAAGCGGGTGTCCAGCAAACGGCTGTAGCGATCGACCCAACGCAGCGATGGATGGCTGAGTTGCACCTCCGTCAGGACAGCCGATTCACCGGTGAGCGATTGGGAGGCAGATTTCATGAGCGTGGAGGGGCTGGGGATGGGGCGTTGGATTTTAGCCGGCGTCTTCAGAATCCGCGCTGCAGTCCGGGGGTGATGTCCAAATCCAGCGGTGCGAATTGGTCGGCTTCGTATTTCTTCCAGGCGATCGCTCCCATGACCGCGTTGTCAGTGCACAGGTGCGGTGGCGCGATCCAGAGTTCGAACCCGTCTTTTTCGGCGGCGGCCTGCAGGTCACGCCGCAAGCGTAAGTTGGCAGCCACGCCACCGCCGACGATCAGCCGATTGGTTCCGCTGCCGGGTTCATTGGGACTGGAAGCGTTGCGATTCCTGTGCCGCTTGATTGCCCGACGACATTTTGCGACCAACACATCCACCACGGCAGCCTCGAATGACGCGCAGACGTCTCGTTTGACTTGGTCTGAGATTTCCAAGGTGGAAAAATCTTGCCGACCGGGTCCAGCGATGGCGTACCGAACCGCGGTCTTCAGTCCGCTGAATGAAAAGTTGTCGCCGGGATCGTGGATCATCGAACGCGGGAAGGAGTACGCTTGATCGTTTCCTTCCATGGCGAGCTTGGCGACCTCGATACCGCCCGGAAACGGCAGCGAGAGCATCGCGGCAACTTTGTCGAATGCTTCGCCCGCGGCGTCGTCGATGGTTCCGCCGAGGTATTCCAGTTCGATGGCGGTGTGACAGTGGTACAGGCTGGTGTGCCCGCCCGAAACGATCAGTCCGATTGCCGGGTAGATGTCATCGGGGGCACCGTCGATCAATTGGCACGCGTACAGGTGAGCGTGCAGGTGATTGAGTGCGATGAGTGGTTTGTTCCAAGCCAACGCGAGCGTTTTGGCAGCAACGACGCCGACCAGCAGGGAACCAGCCAGCCCAGGTCGATCGGCCACTGCGATCGCGGTCAGGTCCTCACCGCGGACGTTGGCCTGGTTCATGGCCGTGTCGATCACCGGCAGGATGCGTTCCAGGTGGGCTCGCGCGGCGATCTCGGGAACGACCCCGCCGAATTGTTCATGCAATGTTTCTTGGGTCGCGATGCATTGTCCCAGGACCGTGCCGTCGCGGCGGATCACGGCCGCGGCGGTTTCGTCGCAGGTGGATTCAATGGACAGCAGCAACTCGGGGCCAGTTGCGGCGGTCATAGCTGGACTCGTCCGAGGACGTTGTAGGTTGGCCCGTGTTTTTCTAAAAAGCTGCCAACGACATGGATTTCGCGGACGTTGAACTCGCCCACTTCGTCGTCTTCAAATTCCCGCCATCGATCGATGACTTCTGAATTGGCTCGGCGGCTTCCGCTGCGAGTGCGTCCCACGGTCAGGTGAGGCCGGTAGTCTCGGGGTTCGGGTTTGTAGCCGAGTTCTGCGAAACGTTTTTCGAGATCCGCGACCAAATTGGTCAGCGAGGAGGTGAAATCGTCGACGGCGATGGTCAGCACACGAGGTCGTTCGAGGTCGGGGATGCCTGAGGTACCCTCCAGAACCAAGCCAAAGGGATCCAGGTCGTCGCAAGTTGCTTGCAGTGTGTTGCAAACCGTCGGTATTTCAATGTTGTCGACTTCCCCGAGGAACTTCAGCGTGAGATGAAGATTCTCGTCGGGAACCCATTTGATTCCGTCTCCAGGGCTTTTGGTTTCCGCCATCCAACGCGATGCTGTGCGGGCGAGATCAGATGGCAACGGAATGGCCAAAAAAGTGCGAATGGTTTTCATGAGCGAAAGTTTAACGAGATGACGTTTTCAGTGCATCGGTTCGAACCACCGAGCTTTGTGCCGCATCGTTGGCGTCGAGGGGGGCACTTGCAGACATTGCTTGCACCGCGGGCAACGATGGGGATGATCGAATGGCAAAAGCTATCGACTCAAATCAAATCCGAGAAGCATCGGTTGCCGGTGTCGGAGGGCGACACACTGATCCTGCATGACGATATGCCTGCACCTTGGGTGGAATCTCCTCGGGGCAGCGTGCTGTTGTTGCATGGGATTTGTGGCTGTCACGCGGCCGATTACATGGTTCGATTCACACGAAGGTTGCTGGCGATCGGCGTGCGTGTGTTCCGATTGGACATGCGAGGTTGTGGTGAATCCGTGGCGTTTTGTCGAGGGATCACGCACGCGGGACGAAGCGACGATGTGTTGGCGGCGATCGAGTTCATTGCTTCGTTGACGAGCGATCGTGGGACGCCAATCGGAGCGGTGGGAACCTCCTTGGGCGGCAACCAATTGCTGCGTGCGGCGGGACGAGTCGGGGCCGGTCTGGATGCCCGTCCCTCGTACTGGGATCGTGTCGGGCCGATCGTCGCGATCGCGCCACCGATCGATTTGCAGGCCTGCAGCGACCGGATGGAGGCTTGGTCCCTGCGTTTTTACAACCACTACTTCATCACTCAGTTGCTTCGACGAGCCAAGTCGACGTTGCAGATGCGGGAGGAGTTGGGCGGTCTGTTGGACGGTCGGGCTCCAAAAACACTTCGTGAATTTGATCGCCGGATCACTGCGCCCATGGCTGGTTTTGCGGATGAGCGTTCGTACTACGCAGAGTCTTCGGCTCATTCGGTGGTGGAACAGATCGATGTGCCTGCGTTGATTGTCACCGCGGCCGATGACCCATTGGTGCCGGTTGATTCGTTTGTCGCTCTTCGCGAGCGGCTTCGCGAATCCACTCGCGTGTTGACGATGCCGACGGGCGGCCACCATGGGTACACCCAGTTGGATGGAACCGCATGGACCGATGAGCTGATCGCGAAATTTTACGACGCGGCCTGGTAAGGCTGGCCGTGCACCTTTTTTGTCCGGTGCCGTTCGGTACGAAGCGTGCGGAAGACGTTCCCTTTGATCTCGATTGGCATTCCCCCCGCACCGGAACACGCTCTTCATGTTGGCACTGCCGCGCGTGCGGAATTGATCCGGGCCCGGGTTCGACGGAAAACGCACGTCCAGTCGCGGAGCGACGGTAGTTGGGGACAGGTCGCAACCACCTGTCGCCGCTCCGCGGCTTGGTTGTTTTCGATGTCGCCGTGGGAGACCTCGGGTTGAAACCCGAGGCTGGCTGATGTCACCGCTCCGCGGTTGCGATTGCCGATGCCGATGCCGATGCCGATGCCGATGCCGATGCCGATGCCGATGCCGATGCCGATGCCGATCACGAGCACGA includes the following:
- a CDS encoding sugar phosphate nucleotidyltransferase; this translates as MRVRKAVITAAAPNQNTLPLQRLVDGSGEEKTALQLIVEETLSAGVEEICVVIQPGDEDNYRQAAGGSLGNLHFVHQERPLGYADAILQAESFCGEDAFLHLVSDHLYLSATSKSCAAQLIQMAEQHACPVSAVQSTREHRLPYFGIVGGASVPRFDGLYDVRTVVEKPTPTLAEQSLITPGLRSGYYLGYFGMHVLTPAVMECLHEVVADPSMERPSLSDAAAKLPHRGKYLAYQLQGRRYNIGEQYGVLIAQLAIGLSGRDRDLLLTELVELLATRSESPVAPASNSSAESSTPEGSN
- a CDS encoding arylsulfatase yields the protein MRVIPHFRDVLIGLLFLAIGIGAGVSCRADSSSRPNVLVVLTDDQGWGDLSLHGNPNLQTPHIDSLARDGVQIQNFYVCAVCSPTRAEFLTGRYHTRSGVFSTSAGGERIDAAERTIGDAFQEAGYATAAFGKWHSGMQAPYHPNSRGFEEFYGFCSGHWGNYFSPMLEHNGEIVQGKGFIVDDLTNHAIDFIEQHRADPFFVYLPLNTPHSPMQVPDEDWKKFEGKEIVPDSRPENAKQEDVQHTRAALALCQNIDDNVGRLLGALDRLSLSENTIVVFFCDNGPNGSRFNGGLRGRKGAVHEGGLRSPCLIRYPEKLEAGRTVGGIAGAIDLFPTLADLCEVEVGATAGPLDGMSLQGVLNDPKELPAQRLIFTAWKGKLSVRSNQYRYHQNGDLFDLQADPGETRSVAKENAAVVARMKGALEDWTQETKPRERNYSEEQVFPVGHPDHAWTQLPARDAQATGEIRRSNRFPNSSYMTHWHSEADAVTWDVDVLAGGQFEVELHYACPESAVGTRLQLEWQQPGVMEAIQSVVTEANPSGAIHLDKDRSKRVESDEKRWAKLSLGRIALSEGRGRLSLTCPRIMGEDGEHRGVEIRLMMLHRVPAE
- the panB gene encoding 3-methyl-2-oxobutanoate hydroxymethyltransferase: MTESEKRKSRITTRTLQRMRERGERITMLTAYDFPTAKILDEAGVDVLLVGDTVGMVVQGHSTTLPVTMDQMIYHAEMVGRAAEHAMVVVDLPFPDGQLDLLHSVRCGARVLKETQCHAVKLEGGAEQAERIQAMVGAGIPVMAHIGLRPQNIYVEGGYRLQRDIERLVADAKAAEAAGAFVVLIECVPSEAAAAITAAVSVPTIGIGAGRDVSGQVLVTHDILGLTSGYTPKFTRLFADVGATIREAAKSYCDEVKAASFPSDAESFE
- the pgl gene encoding 6-phosphogluconolactonase, producing the protein MQVFDSLDELSNAAADAFCNLATEAIEARGVFRVTLSGGSTPKRLYELLATKELPWQNIEFYWGDERNVTEDNLDSNYRMVREALLSHLPAGSFRAFPVPVDPDNPAATAEAYEKTLRETFAGSDLPTWDLALLGMGDDAHTASLFPETKAIEQNDRWFVENWVPKMETYRYTLTAPAINSARQRWFLIGGSNKRQALASVRSSASDLPAALFPSRLIESPAWFVTRDAVATA
- a CDS encoding DUF4112 domain-containing protein; the encoded protein is MKSASQSLTGESAVLTEVQLSHPSLRWVDRYSRLLDTRFRIPGTKVRFGLDFLLGLVPGAGDAISMGLSGILIATMAKNGASPRLVLRMLTNVGLDALVGTIPILGNLFDLFYKANHRNLLLLREYYVEDKHRRSIWPILMAIVITLIILLGLMVMIFVWCINAIMSLFQASGQE
- the tsaD gene encoding tRNA (adenosine(37)-N6)-threonylcarbamoyltransferase complex transferase subunit TsaD encodes the protein MTAATGPELLLSIESTCDETAAAVIRRDGTVLGQCIATQETLHEQFGGVVPEIAARAHLERILPVIDTAMNQANVRGEDLTAIAVADRPGLAGSLLVGVVAAKTLALAWNKPLIALNHLHAHLYACQLIDGAPDDIYPAIGLIVSGGHTSLYHCHTAIELEYLGGTIDDAAGEAFDKVAAMLSLPFPGGIEVAKLAMEGNDQAYSFPRSMIHDPGDNFSFSGLKTAVRYAIAGPGRQDFSTLEISDQVKRDVCASFEAAVVDVLVAKCRRAIKRHRNRNASSPNEPGSGTNRLIVGGGVAANLRLRRDLQAAAEKDGFELWIAPPHLCTDNAVMGAIAWKKYEADQFAPLDLDITPGLQRGF
- the thpR gene encoding RNA 2',3'-cyclic phosphodiesterase — encoded protein: MKTIRTFLAIPLPSDLARTASRWMAETKSPGDGIKWVPDENLHLTLKFLGEVDNIEIPTVCNTLQATCDDLDPFGLVLEGTSGIPDLERPRVLTIAVDDFTSSLTNLVADLEKRFAELGYKPEPRDYRPHLTVGRTRSGSRRANSEVIDRWREFEDDEVGEFNVREIHVVGSFLEKHGPTYNVLGRVQL
- a CDS encoding YheT family hydrolase codes for the protein MIEWQKLSTQIKSEKHRLPVSEGDTLILHDDMPAPWVESPRGSVLLLHGICGCHAADYMVRFTRRLLAIGVRVFRLDMRGCGESVAFCRGITHAGRSDDVLAAIEFIASLTSDRGTPIGAVGTSLGGNQLLRAAGRVGAGLDARPSYWDRVGPIVAIAPPIDLQACSDRMEAWSLRFYNHYFITQLLRRAKSTLQMREELGGLLDGRAPKTLREFDRRITAPMAGFADERSYYAESSAHSVVEQIDVPALIVTAADDPLVPVDSFVALRERLRESTRVLTMPTGGHHGYTQLDGTAWTDELIAKFYDAAW